The Primulina eburnea isolate SZY01 chromosome 6, ASM2296580v1, whole genome shotgun sequence genome contains a region encoding:
- the LOC140834547 gene encoding LOW QUALITY PROTEIN: ethylene-responsive transcription factor CRF2-like (The sequence of the model RefSeq protein was modified relative to this genomic sequence to represent the inferred CDS: deleted 1 base in 1 codon) gives MMPQEGKTMLASRAKYSEHINQTTVVISLDYSIPGRSKPETTTATICPRTIRVSVTDPDATDSSSDEEEGFFSKRRRVRKFINEVRIQPCPRDNESENVKVTRPSVAVMKRKKNSGRKIESRAQEVGNVRKFRGVRQRPWGKWAAEIRDPSRRVRLWLGTYDTAEEAAMVYDHAAIQLRGPDALTNFSTPPAVDEKTGSGYNSGEDSNNNAKSPKSVLRYASAADSQAEAEAESCSGNNALSTKEVEDENFSDFLIFPPRDDNIFREFEKPTPPPDLFEKTGITDNIFGSDFDRCSDMLIGSTLDLGFDFGFGSSSWPVDDYFQDFGDIFGSDPLIAL, from the exons ATGATGCCTCAGGAAGGAAAAACTATGCTGGCTAGTAGAGCTAAATACAGTGAACACATAAACCAGACGACAGTTGTCATCAGTCTGGATTATTCCATTCCCGGAAGAAGTAAGCCGGAGACGACCACCGCCACCATTTGCCCCAGAACCATAAGAGTTTCAGTCACAGACCCCGATGCAACTGACTCCTCCAGTGATGAAGAGGAGGGATTTTTTTCCAAACGCAGAAGAGTCAGAAAATTCATCAACGAGGTGAGAATCCAGCCTTGTCCCAGAGACAACGAAAGTGAAAATGTCAAGGTTACACGCCCGTCGGTTGCCGTGATGAAGCGAAAGAAGAACAGTGGCCGGAAAATCGAGAGCCGAGCGCAGGAGGTAGGAAATGTACGGAAGTTTCGCGGTGTCCGGCAGAGGCCATGGGGTAAATGGGCGGCGGAGATCAGAGACCCCTCGAGGCGAGTACGACTTTGGCTGGGCACCTACGACACTGCAGAAGAGGCTGCCATGGTGTACGACCACGCGGCTATCCAGCTGCGTGGACCAGACGCGCTCACAAACTTCTCGACGCCACCTGCCGTTGACGAAAAAACCGGCTCAGGGTACAACTCCGGCGAGGATTCAAACAACAACGCCAAGTCCCCGAAATCCGTCCTCCGGTACGCCTCCGCAGCTGACTCCCAAGCCGAGGCTGAAGCCGAGTCGTGCTCCGGAAACAATGCGTTGTCAACGAAAGAGGTGGAGGATGAGAATTTCTCGGATTTTCTGATATTTCCGCCGAGAGACGACAACATATTTCGCGAGTTTGAAAAGCCCACT CCTCCACCCGACTTGTTTGAGAAAACTGGTATCACTGATAATATATTCGGATCGGACTTTGATCGCTGCAGTGATATGCTTATCGGGTCAACTCTCGATCTGGGTTTTGATTTCGGATTTGGGTCATCGAGTTGGCCAGTGGACGACTACTTTCAGGACTTCGGGGACATATTCGGGTCGGATCCTCTGATAGCACTCTGA